A single genomic interval of Chloracidobacterium validum harbors:
- a CDS encoding hybrid sensor histidine kinase/response regulator, with product MPTSEQDYEQTYATALTAWLEGQSVAINPFADVHEAAWPPSAEVVRLHHRFMDARRRQGPLAAEVEARAAEFLAVTLQAYDTRYGQLKGEIAETETASGIATWRYDVAQQRLFWSPYALAQMGFDAATAPRTPQEAIAHFVHPADRDYVSKMLGLIQADGQPRELRYRFLHPQHGVTWRLCKATAHRDAQGRVTDLLIFSRNITELVELEERQHLYQAIFDHIEDVVLVTEAEPIDLPGPRIVYVNKAFERMTGYTAEEVIGQSPRILQGPGTSPETRAQIRHALQTWQPITVDILNYRKDGSEFWAELAITPVTQPNGWVTYWVAVQRDITERRRQSARQQHLQKMQAVGELTAGIAHNFNNLLAIIQGYSEILKRNAQDQPQSQRQIETILRAARRGAQLVQQLSLFCRQERSTPVVVDVQAMAEETLTLVRQLLPAEIRVDEIADSAATLKDARPLLIEVDRSQLSQALLNLIINARDAMLPDGGQLTVAVGRQRITTGTLNHLAERVFYDAPPEAGEYVWVSVRDTGIGMDASTQRRIFEPFFTTKPPGQGTGLGLAMVYGFVAEHRGLITVASAPGEGTTLTLYFPAVAAAASNEEFSGEYRYLPLSLPPGATALVVEDERDLCDLIAEMLTKLGFATVHRAYDGAAALDCLRTLDQPLELVVTDYSMPLASGKQVVDELAARGLGHRVLLTSGLPLLDKLSSLPPTVQVIHLPKPVSLSKLSKAVRQLLDDAGKTASDGTATRKPS from the coding sequence ATGCCAACCAGTGAGCAGGATTATGAACAAACTTACGCAACAGCCTTGACGGCCTGGCTAGAGGGACAATCGGTCGCCATCAATCCGTTTGCCGATGTCCACGAAGCTGCCTGGCCGCCGTCGGCCGAGGTTGTCCGCCTACATCACCGCTTTATGGATGCCCGCCGCCGGCAGGGACCGCTCGCAGCCGAGGTCGAAGCCCGCGCCGCCGAGTTTCTTGCCGTGACGCTTCAGGCCTATGACACCCGCTACGGTCAGCTCAAAGGCGAAATAGCAGAAACCGAAACTGCATCAGGTATTGCTACCTGGCGCTACGACGTTGCCCAGCAGCGCCTCTTTTGGTCGCCGTATGCATTGGCGCAGATGGGTTTTGACGCCGCTACCGCGCCGCGCACCCCCCAGGAAGCGATTGCGCACTTCGTTCATCCTGCCGACCGTGACTATGTGTCGAAAATGCTTGGGCTGATACAGGCGGATGGCCAGCCCCGCGAGCTACGGTACCGCTTTTTGCATCCGCAGCACGGCGTGACGTGGCGACTCTGCAAGGCAACGGCCCACCGGGATGCCCAGGGGCGTGTGACCGATCTTCTCATTTTCTCGCGCAACATCACCGAGCTGGTTGAGTTGGAGGAACGCCAGCATCTCTACCAGGCTATTTTCGACCATATCGAGGATGTCGTTCTCGTGACCGAGGCCGAGCCGATTGATTTGCCCGGTCCACGCATTGTCTATGTCAACAAGGCCTTTGAACGGATGACCGGTTACACCGCGGAAGAGGTGATCGGACAGTCACCACGCATTCTTCAGGGGCCAGGCACGTCGCCCGAAACCCGCGCCCAGATTCGCCATGCGCTTCAAACTTGGCAGCCGATTACAGTTGACATCCTCAACTATCGCAAGGATGGCAGTGAGTTCTGGGCGGAGCTTGCCATCACGCCGGTCACTCAGCCAAATGGTTGGGTGACGTACTGGGTCGCCGTCCAGCGCGACATCACGGAGCGCCGGCGCCAGTCCGCGCGCCAACAACACCTTCAGAAAATGCAGGCCGTCGGTGAACTGACCGCCGGCATCGCCCACAACTTCAACAATCTGCTGGCGATCATTCAGGGGTACAGCGAAATTCTCAAGCGTAACGCCCAAGATCAGCCGCAAAGTCAACGTCAAATCGAGACCATCCTTCGCGCGGCGCGGCGGGGTGCGCAACTCGTTCAACAACTCAGCCTGTTTTGCCGCCAGGAACGGTCAACCCCGGTGGTTGTGGACGTGCAGGCGATGGCCGAAGAAACCCTCACGCTGGTCAGGCAGTTGCTGCCGGCTGAAATCAGGGTGGATGAAATCGCCGATTCGGCGGCCACCTTGAAAGACGCCCGCCCGCTGCTGATTGAGGTGGATCGGAGCCAGCTATCGCAGGCATTGCTGAATCTGATCATCAATGCGCGGGACGCAATGCTGCCCGATGGAGGGCAGCTCACGGTGGCCGTTGGACGGCAGCGGATCACGACCGGTACGCTCAACCACCTGGCGGAGCGGGTTTTCTATGACGCTCCACCCGAAGCCGGCGAGTATGTGTGGGTAAGCGTGCGGGATACCGGCATCGGGATGGATGCGTCCACCCAACGGCGCATCTTTGAACCCTTTTTCACAACCAAGCCGCCTGGCCAAGGAACGGGGCTGGGCTTGGCCATGGTTTATGGCTTTGTGGCCGAACATCGCGGGCTGATCACCGTCGCTTCTGCCCCCGGTGAAGGAACGACGCTCACGCTTTATTTCCCGGCTGTGGCGGCGGCGGCTTCTAACGAGGAGTTTTCAGGCGAGTACCGGTACTTGCCATTGTCATTGCCACCCGGAGCCACAGCGCTGGTGGTCGAGGATGAACGCGACCTCTGCGACCTGATCGCGGAGATGCTGACCAAACTCGGATTTGCCACTGTGCATCGCGCTTATGATGGCGCCGCAGCACTCGACTGTTTACGGACACTCGACCAGCCGCTTGAACTGGTGGTGACGGACTATTCGATGCCGCTGGCATCCGGCAAACAGGTGGTTGATGAACTAGCCGCGCGTGGACTGGGCCACCGGGTGCTGCTCACCAGCGGTTTGCCGCTCCTCGACAAGCTGTCATCCTTACCGCCGACCGTCCAGGTCATTCATCTACCGAAACCGGTATCGCTCTCGAAGTTATCCAAAGCGGTCCGTCAGTTACTCGACGACGCGGGCAAAACTGCTTCTGATGGAACGGCAACGCGCAAGCCGTCATAG
- a CDS encoding MBL fold metallo-hydrolase, producing the protein MEIEFLGTGTSVGVPMIGCDCPTCTSDDPRDRRLRVSLLIRYRGAHILIDPSIDFRQQALRAGLKTLDAVLITHAHADHVFGIDDLRALNYRQGAMPCFASAETWQNLYRMFSYAFGPPGPSSRPRLVPHTIGGDCTLCGLHVTPIELPHGDMTTLGFRLNDFAYVTDCCALPDAACERLLGLDTLVLDCVRYKPHPTHLHLEAALAYIARLQPKRAYLTHMAHDIRHAELAPQLPAGVELAYDGLRVAVPSEAVLPASSSN; encoded by the coding sequence ATGGAGATTGAATTTCTCGGCACGGGAACATCGGTGGGCGTTCCCATGATCGGCTGTGACTGCCCAACCTGCACGTCGGACGATCCCCGCGACCGCCGCCTGCGCGTCTCGCTGCTGATCCGGTATCGCGGCGCGCACATCCTGATTGATCCCTCGATTGATTTTCGCCAGCAGGCCCTGCGCGCCGGGCTGAAAACCCTCGACGCGGTGTTGATTACCCACGCTCATGCCGATCATGTGTTCGGCATTGACGACCTCCGGGCGCTCAACTATCGGCAGGGAGCCATGCCCTGCTTTGCCAGCGCCGAAACCTGGCAAAACCTCTACCGCATGTTTAGTTACGCCTTTGGCCCGCCTGGGCCGTCAAGTCGTCCGCGCCTCGTTCCGCACACGATTGGCGGCGACTGTACGCTCTGTGGGCTGCACGTCACGCCGATTGAGTTGCCGCATGGGGACATGACCACGCTTGGCTTTCGGCTCAACGACTTCGCTTATGTGACCGATTGCTGCGCCCTGCCCGACGCCGCCTGTGAGCGCCTGCTCGGACTGGACACCCTCGTGCTGGATTGCGTCCGCTACAAACCCCATCCGACCCACCTGCACCTGGAGGCCGCCCTTGCCTACATTGCCCGCCTCCAGCCCAAGCGGGCGTACCTGACGCACATGGCCCATGACATCCGCCATGCCGAACTCGCCCCACAGCTACCGGCCGGGGTCGAGCTGGCCTATGACGGCTTGCGCGTTGCCGTTCCATCAGAAGCAGTTTTGCCCGCGTCGTCGAGTAACTGA
- a CDS encoding FecR domain-containing protein, protein MQRSILTVTFLAGACALSVAPVTAQTISQPPTTEVPIRGANTVNLPEQFIVSAKAGTINFVEGEVLSCRARQTDAWQSVTTGNRLKTGDRLRTGPTGRAELLLNPGSYLRLDHEAEIVLTNPNLDALAIEITRGSALFEVTGTDGTELFLRILTPNGTVNLARNGLYRITVPPDGAPTVAIAKGRIAVDQAGRLTPVKDKQLVTLEASTVTVAKLDKKAQDDFDAWSRNRAKTLRDANARLKDRDVLTAFNGWRQSGAYGFGYAPFFGLWLFDMRLGGYTFFPFYGFWNSPYGFAYGTSWGLPWDFYRPTLLFNPMNPSGPLAAGTRQAPAAAPAPPPAADPDPHQPGHEPLGEMSGRQRPMPTARPMPTPPRFDPGLRSAAGMADDDHLPALPRRELPSPTARPSFDDGGFGKPGYEPPMRGGLTRGGLTPDYGGAPMRGGYGGDAGPGISPSPGGGMRQGPPARSGGDGSTRTQSPVVE, encoded by the coding sequence ATGCAGCGTTCTATTCTCACTGTGACTTTCTTGGCAGGGGCCTGCGCCCTGAGTGTCGCGCCGGTCACGGCCCAAACGATTTCCCAGCCACCAACGACCGAAGTTCCCATTCGCGGAGCGAACACCGTCAATTTGCCCGAACAGTTCATCGTTTCCGCCAAAGCCGGCACAATCAACTTTGTTGAAGGGGAAGTCCTGAGCTGCCGCGCTCGACAAACCGATGCCTGGCAGTCCGTCACAACGGGTAACCGCCTCAAAACCGGCGACCGACTGCGCACCGGACCCACCGGCCGTGCCGAACTACTGCTCAATCCAGGTTCGTACTTGCGGCTCGACCACGAAGCGGAAATCGTCCTGACCAATCCCAATCTCGACGCGCTGGCGATTGAAATCACGCGCGGGAGCGCGCTGTTTGAAGTGACCGGCACGGATGGGACGGAACTCTTCCTGCGCATCCTGACGCCCAACGGCACGGTCAACCTGGCGCGCAATGGCCTCTACCGGATCACCGTCCCGCCCGACGGCGCACCCACCGTTGCCATTGCCAAGGGCCGCATCGCCGTTGACCAGGCCGGACGCCTCACCCCGGTCAAGGACAAGCAACTGGTCACGCTCGAAGCCTCAACCGTGACCGTCGCCAAACTCGATAAAAAAGCGCAGGATGACTTTGACGCCTGGAGCCGCAACCGCGCCAAGACGCTTCGTGACGCCAACGCCCGCTTGAAGGACCGGGATGTGCTGACGGCCTTCAACGGCTGGCGGCAAAGCGGGGCCTACGGCTTTGGCTACGCGCCGTTCTTCGGACTCTGGCTGTTTGACATGCGACTGGGTGGCTACACCTTCTTTCCGTTTTATGGCTTCTGGAACTCGCCCTATGGATTTGCCTACGGCACATCCTGGGGACTGCCCTGGGATTTCTACCGTCCGACGCTGCTGTTCAACCCAATGAACCCAAGTGGGCCACTGGCTGCCGGAACGCGCCAAGCGCCGGCCGCAGCGCCAGCTCCGCCGCCGGCTGCCGATCCCGACCCACACCAGCCCGGACATGAACCACTCGGTGAAATGAGTGGCCGCCAGCGCCCAATGCCAACGGCGCGTCCGATGCCGACGCCGCCGCGTTTTGATCCAGGGCTGCGTTCAGCGGCCGGGATGGCCGATGACGACCATCTCCCCGCGCTCCCGCGGCGGGAACTCCCTTCACCTACTGCTCGTCCATCATTTGATGACGGCGGCTTCGGCAAACCCGGGTACGAACCGCCCATGCGCGGCGGCTTGACACGTGGCGGTCTGACACCGGATTACGGCGGCGCGCCCATGCGTGGGGGCTACGGCGGCGATGCCGGCCCCGGCATCAGCCCAAGTCCAGGCGGTGGCATGCGCCAGGGTCCACCTGCCCGCTCCGGTGGCGATGGCTCAACCAGAACCCAAAGTCCAGTTGTTGAATAA
- a CDS encoding SAM-dependent methyltransferase yields MPSDYQAEWDAKYQGGYQLGEAPNSFLVSQSDRLRPGWKALAVADGEGRNGIWLAEQGLEVLSVDVSPVAQSRARQRAAQRGVTVTFKTVDLLTTPFPPDQFDVVVAIFIQFVGSPARDHLFANLKQTLKPGGLFLVEGYRTEQLQYRTGGPPHLENLYTEAWLRETFADFELLHLASYDAVLTEGTAHQGMSALIDLVARKPHLPGRAV; encoded by the coding sequence ATGCCATCTGATTACCAAGCCGAATGGGATGCCAAGTACCAAGGTGGCTACCAACTTGGCGAAGCGCCAAACAGCTTTCTCGTGTCGCAGTCCGACCGGTTGCGCCCTGGGTGGAAGGCGCTGGCGGTTGCCGACGGGGAAGGACGCAATGGTATCTGGCTAGCGGAACAGGGGCTTGAAGTCCTCTCGGTGGACGTATCGCCGGTTGCGCAGTCTAGAGCGCGCCAACGTGCTGCCCAGCGTGGTGTCACCGTGACGTTCAAAACGGTCGATCTGCTCACCACGCCCTTTCCACCCGACCAGTTTGATGTCGTCGTGGCGATTTTCATCCAGTTTGTTGGATCGCCGGCCCGCGACCACCTTTTCGCCAACCTCAAACAGACGCTCAAGCCGGGCGGGTTGTTCCTGGTGGAAGGCTACCGGACAGAGCAATTGCAGTACCGGACAGGTGGACCGCCACACCTTGAGAACCTCTACACGGAAGCTTGGTTACGTGAGACGTTTGCCGATTTCGAGCTGCTCCACCTAGCTTCTTACGATGCTGTCCTCACCGAAGGCACTGCCCACCAGGGGATGTCGGCGTTAATTGATCTCGTCGCCCGCAAGCCTCACCTGCCGGGGCGTGCCGTCTGA
- a CDS encoding SDR family NAD(P)-dependent oxidoreductase → MFRLDGNVALITGGSQGIGRAIAELFAEVGARVAIVSRRLSAGQETVAHLTLMGGQAIHIQADVTNEADVKRSLDATLDRYGRLDILVNNAGVNHRLTLEATTEEVWRETFDANLRGAFLYAKHAMPHFQEQRRGCIINIAGLLGVKGGAGTSPAFAASKGALVTLTKSLAVRYGRDGIRVNCISPGFVPTESNRHLIDDAPDPAARRRDFEVGYPLGRLGRPEDIAYAALYLASGEAGWVTGVNLAVDGGLLAR, encoded by the coding sequence ATGTTTCGATTGGATGGCAATGTGGCGCTCATCACCGGTGGCTCACAGGGCATCGGTCGCGCCATCGCCGAACTCTTTGCCGAAGTTGGCGCACGGGTCGCCATTGTCTCGCGGCGGCTGTCGGCCGGACAGGAAACCGTGGCCCATCTGACGCTCATGGGTGGGCAGGCCATTCACATTCAAGCGGATGTCACCAACGAAGCCGACGTCAAGCGCAGCCTGGACGCGACGCTCGACCGTTACGGCCGGCTCGATATCCTGGTCAACAACGCCGGCGTCAACCACCGCCTGACGCTCGAAGCCACAACCGAAGAAGTCTGGCGGGAAACCTTCGATGCCAACCTTCGTGGCGCGTTTCTCTATGCCAAGCACGCCATGCCGCACTTTCAGGAGCAACGCCGTGGCTGCATCATCAACATTGCCGGGCTGCTTGGCGTCAAAGGTGGGGCGGGAACGTCGCCGGCATTTGCGGCTTCCAAGGGTGCCCTAGTGACGTTGACCAAATCCTTGGCAGTTCGCTATGGGCGCGATGGCATCCGAGTCAACTGCATCTCACCGGGCTTCGTGCCGACCGAAAGCAATCGCCACCTCATTGACGACGCACCCGATCCGGCCGCCCGACGGCGGGACTTTGAAGTGGGCTATCCGCTGGGACGCCTCGGCCGTCCCGAAGACATTGCCTATGCGGCGCTCTATCTGGCGTCTGGTGAAGCGGGCTGGGTCACCGGAGTCAACCTCGCGGTGGACGGCGGGTTGCTGGCTCGCTAG
- a CDS encoding thiazole synthase has protein sequence MSDITSDALVIAGRTFQSRLMIGTGKYPDFETMRAAHRASGAEVVTVAVRRVNLADRSAGSLMDYLDLDRMLILPNTAACYTAEDAIRTARLARELLDTPWVKVEVIGDEKTLFPDNAGLIEATRVLAKEGFIVLPYFNDDLVVARRLIDAGAAAIMPLAAPIGSGLGIQNFTTLRILREMITEVPIIVDAGVGTASDVAIAMEMGMDGVLLNTAVATAKHPPLMAAAMKQAIEAGRLAYLAGRMPRRLYASASSPLDGLIGSRP, from the coding sequence ATGTCTGACATCACATCTGATGCGCTGGTCATTGCCGGTCGGACATTCCAATCACGGCTCATGATCGGCACGGGCAAGTATCCCGACTTTGAAACCATGCGCGCGGCGCATCGCGCTTCCGGGGCGGAAGTCGTCACTGTTGCAGTCCGGCGCGTCAATCTGGCCGACCGCTCGGCTGGGTCGCTGATGGATTATCTCGATCTCGACCGCATGCTGATCCTGCCGAATACGGCGGCGTGCTACACGGCCGAAGACGCCATTCGGACGGCACGCCTGGCGCGGGAGCTACTCGACACGCCGTGGGTCAAGGTCGAGGTCATCGGCGATGAAAAAACCCTGTTTCCAGACAATGCAGGTTTGATTGAAGCGACGCGCGTGTTGGCCAAGGAAGGCTTCATTGTCCTGCCTTACTTCAACGATGATCTGGTCGTGGCGCGGCGGCTCATTGACGCCGGAGCAGCCGCGATTATGCCCCTGGCGGCCCCGATTGGCTCTGGGCTCGGCATTCAGAACTTCACCACACTCCGCATTCTGCGCGAAATGATCACCGAAGTCCCCATCATTGTGGATGCCGGCGTCGGAACCGCCTCCGATGTCGCCATTGCCATGGAAATGGGGATGGATGGCGTGCTCCTCAACACGGCGGTGGCGACGGCAAAACACCCCCCACTGATGGCGGCCGCTATGAAGCAAGCCATCGAGGCCGGACGCCTGGCATACCTCGCCGGGCGGATGCCACGTCGCCTGTATGCCAGCGCCAGCAGCCCACTGGATGGACTGATTGGGTCGCGTCCATAA
- the thiS gene encoding sulfur carrier protein ThiS, with protein MTIIINGEHHTVPEPLTLADLVDRLNLTDARRIAIEYNGELSARSTWAEVTLTDGDRLEIVHLVGGG; from the coding sequence ATGACCATCATCATCAATGGGGAGCACCACACCGTTCCAGAACCACTGACCTTGGCAGACTTGGTTGACCGGCTCAACTTGACAGATGCTCGGCGGATTGCCATCGAGTACAATGGTGAACTGTCCGCTCGCTCGACCTGGGCGGAAGTCACCTTGACCGACGGCGACCGGCTGGAGATTGTTCACTTGGTCGGTGGCGGATGA
- a CDS encoding peptidoglycan-binding domain-containing protein, which translates to MSNKRTLLALVVALMLVSFGGPTFTFAQDAPAAETGAAPKKKKPRTNNPNTDYGKAQTTLKEAGLYQGEVTGYKNAETTEAIRKYQEQNGLKVTGTLNNETREKMGLPKRKAPAKKKKEEGGEAAPQS; encoded by the coding sequence ATGTCAAACAAACGTACCTTGCTCGCCCTGGTGGTTGCGCTGATGTTGGTCAGTTTTGGCGGCCCGACATTCACCTTCGCCCAAGATGCGCCGGCCGCTGAAACGGGCGCAGCGCCCAAGAAAAAGAAACCACGTACCAACAACCCCAACACCGACTACGGCAAAGCTCAAACCACACTCAAGGAAGCTGGTCTGTACCAGGGTGAAGTCACCGGTTACAAGAATGCCGAAACGACAGAAGCCATTCGTAAGTATCAGGAGCAGAATGGTTTGAAAGTAACCGGAACACTCAACAATGAAACCCGCGAGAAAATGGGGCTGCCGAAGCGCAAAGCACCGGCCAAAAAGAAGAAAGAAGAGGGTGGCGAAGCTGCGCCCCAGTCCTGA
- a CDS encoding aspartyl protease family protein, whose product MKSGFPFIRTWVMFGAWLVATLLAALASTSAAPFAAHRQPAKPRATTQPAPLPATVAWREDRRGLCLTAWVNDAGPFNFVIDTGAGVTLLSPRVARRAGVTDTGQILVLQGTGRGLGIPQPLVTARTLAIGTPDNRLPRTGRMVIADRLPSDVDGVLDPTEVFADVGYEIDFPNQTLSPLNRQAQVDGIPLRWLPESNGRRPFVRVGRHEAALIDTGSSFGLAIPASKAATFGIQDARRAPSRSVQDVAGNAFWVARVAPTSVWLESLYLEKIPTDLLHGADTTAPPLLGRAALRPFRIRFDLRRRSLTFVLPVSQRTQHSLERD is encoded by the coding sequence GTGAAGTCTGGGTTCCCCTTCATACGCACTTGGGTTATGTTTGGCGCATGGCTCGTGGCGACGCTCCTGGCGGCGCTGGCTTCCACAAGCGCCGCGCCTTTCGCCGCACACCGGCAGCCCGCCAAACCTCGCGCAACAACGCAACCGGCACCGCTCCCGGCAACGGTCGCCTGGCGCGAGGACCGGCGGGGACTGTGCCTGACGGCTTGGGTGAATGACGCCGGGCCGTTCAACTTTGTGATAGATACGGGCGCGGGCGTCACGCTCTTGTCCCCGCGTGTGGCGCGCCGTGCTGGCGTTACCGACACCGGACAAATCTTGGTGCTCCAGGGCACCGGGCGCGGCTTGGGTATCCCCCAACCACTTGTCACGGCCCGAACACTTGCCATCGGCACACCCGACAACCGGCTCCCCCGAACCGGGCGCATGGTCATCGCTGATAGGCTACCTTCGGATGTGGATGGCGTTCTCGACCCAACCGAAGTTTTTGCCGATGTAGGCTACGAAATTGACTTTCCGAACCAAACCCTGTCACCGCTCAACCGCCAAGCGCAGGTGGACGGCATACCGTTACGGTGGCTGCCGGAATCCAACGGGCGGCGGCCGTTTGTGCGGGTTGGCCGTCATGAGGCAGCCCTGATTGACACGGGTTCGAGTTTTGGCCTTGCCATTCCAGCTTCAAAAGCGGCGACCTTCGGCATCCAAGACGCGCGCCGTGCGCCGTCCCGCAGCGTACAGGATGTGGCCGGAAACGCCTTTTGGGTTGCGCGCGTTGCGCCAACCAGCGTGTGGTTGGAAAGCTTGTATCTTGAAAAGATTCCGACCGATCTGCTTCATGGCGCGGACACGACAGCCCCGCCCCTGCTCGGCCGCGCCGCCCTGCGGCCGTTTCGGATCCGTTTTGACCTACGCCGGCGCAGCCTGACGTTTGTTCTCCCGGTGAGCCAGCGGACGCAGCATTCGCTTGAACGCGACTGA